In a single window of the Pedococcus dokdonensis genome:
- a CDS encoding GNAT family N-acetyltransferase, which produces MTGLRVVHTHEEALVASEGSSFVRFDVPAPLDGEGFSLGRALALPRRTHTRRLGLLVLGPPDHVDQLLAAVLARGPLDPEIRSVTVQRGSLDPVARHLPLGEGNDWEWLCTTASPPEVAAESRLLPLDGSHQREIANLLAEANPGTDARPFEHPGQDWVGVRDEGDRLVACGVRERSLAGHPILSGITVDAAHRGRGLGLAVTAYLTRRAVAEAGVCTLGMYSHNAVARRLYVGLGYGDVHEWSSRRFS; this is translated from the coding sequence GTGACGGGCCTGCGCGTCGTCCACACGCACGAAGAGGCGCTGGTCGCCAGCGAGGGCAGCAGCTTCGTCCGGTTCGACGTGCCCGCGCCCCTCGACGGTGAGGGGTTCAGCCTCGGCCGGGCGCTGGCCCTCCCCCGGCGCACGCACACGCGACGCCTCGGCCTGCTCGTCCTGGGGCCGCCCGATCACGTCGACCAGCTGCTCGCCGCGGTGCTCGCCCGCGGCCCGCTCGACCCCGAGATCCGTTCCGTCACCGTGCAGCGTGGCTCGCTCGACCCGGTCGCGCGACACCTGCCACTCGGCGAGGGCAACGACTGGGAGTGGCTCTGCACGACCGCGTCGCCGCCGGAGGTGGCGGCCGAGTCGCGTCTGCTGCCGCTCGACGGAAGCCACCAGCGCGAGATCGCGAACCTGCTTGCCGAAGCCAACCCGGGCACGGACGCGCGGCCGTTCGAGCACCCCGGCCAGGACTGGGTCGGGGTCCGCGACGAGGGTGACCGCCTGGTGGCCTGCGGGGTGCGCGAGCGCAGTCTGGCCGGCCACCCGATCCTGTCCGGGATCACCGTCGACGCCGCCCACCGGGGGCGCGGGCTGGGTCTGGCCGTCACGGCATACCTGACTCGTCGGGCGGTCGCCGAGGCCGGCGTGTGCACGCTCGGGATGTACTCCCACAACGCCGTCGCGCGGCGGCTCTACGTCGGGCTGGGCTACGGCGACGTGCACGAGTGGTCCAGCCGGCGGTTCAGCTAG
- a CDS encoding alpha/beta fold hydrolase: protein MPTLTNGDVEIHYEDSGGSGRPVVLVHGWPLSGASWNLVAPVVEEAGYRVVTYDRRGFGESDKPGEASRYDYDTLTTDLDALLRELDLTDVTIAGFSMGGGEVARYVGTHGQDRVHSLVFAGAIPPFLLKDEDENPDGGLDRETAAGFQQALSADREGFLDGFMTNFFSAGGELKVTEEQRQEALGLAAQADLHAAVSCIQSWLTDFRADLAAITVPTLVIHGDSDGIVPFEVSGKRTHEQVDGSELVVIEGGPHGIATSHPDEFNAALIAFLAK, encoded by the coding sequence ATGCCCACCCTGACCAACGGCGACGTCGAGATCCACTACGAGGACAGCGGTGGCTCCGGCCGGCCGGTCGTGCTCGTCCACGGCTGGCCGCTGAGCGGCGCCTCCTGGAACCTGGTCGCCCCGGTCGTGGAGGAGGCCGGTTACCGGGTGGTCACCTACGACCGCCGCGGCTTCGGCGAGTCCGACAAGCCGGGTGAGGCTTCCCGGTACGACTACGACACGCTCACGACCGACCTCGACGCCCTGCTCCGCGAGCTGGACCTCACCGACGTGACCATCGCAGGCTTCTCGATGGGTGGTGGCGAGGTCGCCCGCTACGTCGGAACGCACGGGCAGGACCGGGTGCACAGCCTGGTCTTCGCCGGCGCGATCCCGCCCTTCCTCCTCAAGGACGAGGACGAGAACCCCGACGGTGGCCTCGACCGGGAGACCGCCGCGGGCTTCCAGCAGGCCCTCAGCGCCGACCGCGAGGGCTTCCTCGACGGGTTCATGACCAACTTCTTCTCCGCCGGGGGCGAGCTCAAGGTGACCGAGGAGCAGCGCCAGGAGGCGCTGGGCCTGGCCGCCCAGGCCGACCTGCACGCCGCGGTCTCGTGCATCCAGTCGTGGCTCACCGACTTCCGCGCCGACCTGGCCGCGATCACGGTGCCGACCCTCGTCATCCACGGCGACTCCGACGGGATCGTGCCGTTCGAGGTCTCCGGGAAGCGGACCCACGAGCAGGTCGACGGCAGCGAGCTCGTGGTGATCGAGGGAGGGCCGCACGGCATCGCCACCAGCCACCCGGACGAGTTCAACGCCGCCCTGATCGCCTTCCTGGCGAAGTAG
- a CDS encoding VOC family protein, producing the protein MITNISIVSVFVKDQDAAKRWYIDVLGFEEKDDITLGEGYRWLTVVHPNQPELNVNLALPGPPLAPEMVEAIKRSQDEGGMNGLGLTVDDCQKTYEELKAKGVEFIQEPSARPYGTEALCRDNSGNWLVLVEPSPYSPDDFRQ; encoded by the coding sequence ATGATCACGAACATCAGCATCGTCAGCGTCTTCGTCAAGGACCAGGACGCCGCAAAGCGTTGGTACATCGACGTCCTCGGGTTCGAGGAGAAGGACGACATCACCCTCGGCGAGGGCTACCGGTGGCTCACCGTCGTGCACCCCAACCAGCCCGAGCTGAACGTCAACCTGGCCCTCCCCGGCCCGCCGCTGGCGCCGGAGATGGTCGAGGCCATCAAGCGCTCGCAGGACGAGGGCGGCATGAACGGCCTCGGGCTCACCGTGGACGACTGCCAGAAGACCTACGAGGAGCTGAAGGCCAAGGGCGTCGAGTTCATCCAGGAGCCCTCGGCACGGCCCTACGGCACCGAGGCGCTGTGCCGCGACAACTCCGGCAACTGGCTGGTGCTCGTCGAGCCCAGCCCGTACTCGCCGGACGACTTCCGGCAGTAG